A stretch of the Perca flavescens isolate YP-PL-M2 chromosome 3, PFLA_1.0, whole genome shotgun sequence genome encodes the following:
- the c15h3orf80 gene encoding uncharacterized membrane protein C3orf80 homolog, translating to MMSRLPGGDRTTCGTTGTFLSACLVSACHALRNCGEVQCGDGHQCCPPIVTLNGSASSTVRCCKLPIHIFFDNVGWFTRKLSGILILLLLFAMGYFIQRIICPRPRRNPHNDRSEEPSLFHGHASASQDSLLDRYPEYSLREFASPNLPAYDEVKYLPTYEESMQEMHRDRSDDNLLSENERGGQGRVRAAGPRAGDQRRDVLEVSGPQHSPRTSRNSV from the coding sequence ATGATGTCCCGTCTGCCGGGCGGCGACAGGACAACGTGCGGGACCACTGGCACCTTTTTGTCGGCGTGTCTGGTCTCCGCTTGCCATGCCCTCCGGAACTGCGGGGAGGTCCAGTGCGGCGATGGCCACCAGTGCTGTCCGCCCATCGTCACCCTGAACGGCAGTGCCAGCTCCACGGTGCGCTGCTGCAAGCTCCCCATCCACATCTTCTTCGACAACGTAGGCTGGTTTACGCGGAAGCTGTCGGGCATCCTGATCCTGTTACTGCTTTTCGCCATGGGCTACTTCATCCAGCGGATCATCTGCCCGCGGCCCCGCCGGAACCCGCACAACGACCGCAGCGAGGAGCCCTCCCTCTTTCACGGCCACGCATCGGCGTCCCAGGACTCCCTGCTGGACCGGTACCCCGAGTACAGCCTCAGGGAATTCGCCTCTCCGAACCTGCCAGCATACGACGAAGTCAAATATTTGCCCACGTATGAGGAAAGCATGCAGGAGATGCACAGAGACCGGTCCGATGATAACTTGTTGTCGGAAAACGAGAGGGGCGGTCAGGGCAGGGTGAGAGCGGCGGGACCGAGAGCCGGAGACCAGAGACGGGATGTCCTGGAGGTGTCAGGACCGCAACACAGCCCACGGACATCTCGGAACTCTGTCTGA